Proteins co-encoded in one Seriola aureovittata isolate HTS-2021-v1 ecotype China chromosome 1, ASM2101889v1, whole genome shotgun sequence genomic window:
- the tead1b gene encoding transcriptional enhancer factor TEF-1 isoform X5 produces the protein MSDSADKPVDNDAEGVWSPDIEQSFQEALAIYPPCGRRKIILSDEGKMYGRNELIARYIKLRTGKTRTRKQVSSHIQVLARKKVREIQAAIKVTSMDQAVKDKALQSMASMSSAQIVSATAIHNKLGLPGIPRPAFPGAGLWQGMISAGQPGSSQDIKPFTQQAYPTQPTVTTAISSYEPTAAPAPTAPAWQGRSIGTSKLRLVEFSAFLEQQRDPDSYNKHLFVHIGQTNHSYSDALLESVDIRQIYDKFPEKKGGLKELYGKGPQNSFFLIKFWADLNCNIQDDTGSFYGVTSQYESSENMTITCSTKVCSFGKQVVEKVETEYARFENGRFVYRISRSPMCEYMINFIHKLKHLPEKYMMNSVLENFTILLVVTNRDTQETLLCMACVFEVSNSEHGAQHHIYRLVKE, from the exons ATGAGCGACTCGGCAGACAAGCCCGTAGACAATGATGCCGAGGGGGTGTGGAGCCCTGACATTGAACAGAGCTTCCAGGAGGCCCTGGCTATCTATCCTCCTTGTGGACGCAGGAAGATCATCCTTTCTGATGAGGGAAAGATGTACG GTCGAAATGAGCTGATAGCTAGATACATCAAGCTTCGGACCGGGAAGACGAGGACTCGTAAGCAG GTGTCTAGTCACATACAGGTCTTAGCAAGAAAGAAAGTTCGAGAAATCCAAGCTGCCATTAAG GTTACAAGCATG GACCAAGCCGTGAAGGACAAAGCCCTCCAGAGCATGGCCTCCATGTCCTCGGCTCAGATCGTCTCTGCCACGGCTATTCACAACAAGCTCGGCCTGCCAGGCATCCCGCGCCCAGCCTTCCCTGGAGCAGGG TTATGGCAGGGTATGATATCGGCCGGTCAGCCAGGATCATCACAAGA TATTAAGCCTTTCACCCAGCAAGCCTATCCCACCCAGCCAACAGTCACAACAGCCATCTCAA GTTACGAgcccacagcagctccagcGCCCACAGCACCAGCATGGCAGGGCCGCTCCATTGGTACATCTAAACTCCGACTGGTGGAGTTCTCCGCCTTCCTCGAGCAACAGAGGGACCCAGACTCA TACAACAAGCACCTATTTGTACATATCGGGCAGACGAATCATTCCTACAGTGACGCCCTGCTGGAGTCGGTGGACATTCGTCAGATTTATGATAAATTTccagaaaagaaaggaggacTGAAGGAGCTGTACGGAAAAGGTCCCCAGAATTCCTTCTTCCTTATAAAATTCTGG GCTGACTTGAACTGCAACATTCAAGATGATACTGGATCTTTCTATGGAGTCACTAGTCAGTATGAGAGCTCGGAGAACATGACCATTACATGTTCAACAAAGGTCTGCTCCTTTGGCAAACAGGTGGTCGAGAAAGTTGAG ACTGAATATGCACGATTTGAGAATGGACGCTTTGTCTACCGAATAAGCCGGTCTCCCATGTGTGAATACATGATCAACTTCATCCATAAGCTAAAACATCTACCAGAGAAATATATGATGAACAGTGTGCTGGAGAACTTCACTATCTTATTG GTGGTGACGAATAGAGATACCCAGGAGACGCTGCTATGTAtggcgtgtgtgtttgaggtttcAAACAGCGAGCACGGCGCCCAGCATCATATCTACAGACTGGTCAAGGAATGA
- the tead1b gene encoding transcriptional enhancer factor TEF-1 isoform X7, producing the protein MSDSADKPVDNDAEGVWSPDIEQSFQEALAIYPPCGRRKIILSDEGKMYGRNELIARYIKLRTGKTRTRKQVSSHIQVLARKKVREIQAAIKDQAVKDKALQSMASMSSAQIVSATAIHNKLGLPGIPRPAFPGAGLWQGMISAGQPGSSQDIKPFTQQAYPTQPTVTTAISSYEPTAAPAPTAPAWQGRSIGTSKLRLVEFSAFLEQQRDPDSYNKHLFVHIGQTNHSYSDALLESVDIRQIYDKFPEKKGGLKELYGKGPQNSFFLIKFWADLNCNIQDDTGSFYGVTSQYESSENMTITCSTKVCSFGKQVVEKVETEYARFENGRFVYRISRSPMCEYMINFIHKLKHLPEKYMMNSVLENFTILLVVTNRDTQETLLCMACVFEVSNSEHGAQHHIYRLVKE; encoded by the exons ATGAGCGACTCGGCAGACAAGCCCGTAGACAATGATGCCGAGGGGGTGTGGAGCCCTGACATTGAACAGAGCTTCCAGGAGGCCCTGGCTATCTATCCTCCTTGTGGACGCAGGAAGATCATCCTTTCTGATGAGGGAAAGATGTACG GTCGAAATGAGCTGATAGCTAGATACATCAAGCTTCGGACCGGGAAGACGAGGACTCGTAAGCAG GTGTCTAGTCACATACAGGTCTTAGCAAGAAAGAAAGTTCGAGAAATCCAAGCTGCCATTAAG GACCAAGCCGTGAAGGACAAAGCCCTCCAGAGCATGGCCTCCATGTCCTCGGCTCAGATCGTCTCTGCCACGGCTATTCACAACAAGCTCGGCCTGCCAGGCATCCCGCGCCCAGCCTTCCCTGGAGCAGGG TTATGGCAGGGTATGATATCGGCCGGTCAGCCAGGATCATCACAAGA TATTAAGCCTTTCACCCAGCAAGCCTATCCCACCCAGCCAACAGTCACAACAGCCATCTCAA GTTACGAgcccacagcagctccagcGCCCACAGCACCAGCATGGCAGGGCCGCTCCATTGGTACATCTAAACTCCGACTGGTGGAGTTCTCCGCCTTCCTCGAGCAACAGAGGGACCCAGACTCA TACAACAAGCACCTATTTGTACATATCGGGCAGACGAATCATTCCTACAGTGACGCCCTGCTGGAGTCGGTGGACATTCGTCAGATTTATGATAAATTTccagaaaagaaaggaggacTGAAGGAGCTGTACGGAAAAGGTCCCCAGAATTCCTTCTTCCTTATAAAATTCTGG GCTGACTTGAACTGCAACATTCAAGATGATACTGGATCTTTCTATGGAGTCACTAGTCAGTATGAGAGCTCGGAGAACATGACCATTACATGTTCAACAAAGGTCTGCTCCTTTGGCAAACAGGTGGTCGAGAAAGTTGAG ACTGAATATGCACGATTTGAGAATGGACGCTTTGTCTACCGAATAAGCCGGTCTCCCATGTGTGAATACATGATCAACTTCATCCATAAGCTAAAACATCTACCAGAGAAATATATGATGAACAGTGTGCTGGAGAACTTCACTATCTTATTG GTGGTGACGAATAGAGATACCCAGGAGACGCTGCTATGTAtggcgtgtgtgtttgaggtttcAAACAGCGAGCACGGCGCCCAGCATCATATCTACAGACTGGTCAAGGAATGA
- the tead1b gene encoding transcriptional enhancer factor TEF-1 isoform X3, which yields MSDSADKPVDNDAEGVWSPDIEQSFQEALAIYPPCGRRKIILSDEGKMYGRNELIARYIKLRTGKTRTRKQVSSHIQVLARKKVREIQAAIKVSSHIQVLARRKSREFHSKLKVTSMDQAVKDKALQSMASMSSAQIVSATAIHNKLGLPGIPRPAFPGAGLWQGMISAGQPGSSQDIKPFTQQAYPTQPTVTTAISSYEPTAAPAPTAPAWQGRSIGTSKLRLVEFSAFLEQQRDPDSYNKHLFVHIGQTNHSYSDALLESVDIRQIYDKFPEKKGGLKELYGKGPQNSFFLIKFWADLNCNIQDDTGSFYGVTSQYESSENMTITCSTKVCSFGKQVVEKVETEYARFENGRFVYRISRSPMCEYMINFIHKLKHLPEKYMMNSVLENFTILLVVTNRDTQETLLCMACVFEVSNSEHGAQHHIYRLVKE from the exons ATGAGCGACTCGGCAGACAAGCCCGTAGACAATGATGCCGAGGGGGTGTGGAGCCCTGACATTGAACAGAGCTTCCAGGAGGCCCTGGCTATCTATCCTCCTTGTGGACGCAGGAAGATCATCCTTTCTGATGAGGGAAAGATGTACG GTCGAAATGAGCTGATAGCTAGATACATCAAGCTTCGGACCGGGAAGACGAGGACTCGTAAGCAG GTGTCTAGTCACATACAGGTCTTAGCAAGAAAGAAAGTTCGAGAAATCCAAGCTGCCATTAAG GTGTCTAGTCACATTCAGGTTCTTGCCAGAAGGAAATCTCGTGAGTTTCATTCCAAGCTAAAG GTTACAAGCATG GACCAAGCCGTGAAGGACAAAGCCCTCCAGAGCATGGCCTCCATGTCCTCGGCTCAGATCGTCTCTGCCACGGCTATTCACAACAAGCTCGGCCTGCCAGGCATCCCGCGCCCAGCCTTCCCTGGAGCAGGG TTATGGCAGGGTATGATATCGGCCGGTCAGCCAGGATCATCACAAGA TATTAAGCCTTTCACCCAGCAAGCCTATCCCACCCAGCCAACAGTCACAACAGCCATCTCAA GTTACGAgcccacagcagctccagcGCCCACAGCACCAGCATGGCAGGGCCGCTCCATTGGTACATCTAAACTCCGACTGGTGGAGTTCTCCGCCTTCCTCGAGCAACAGAGGGACCCAGACTCA TACAACAAGCACCTATTTGTACATATCGGGCAGACGAATCATTCCTACAGTGACGCCCTGCTGGAGTCGGTGGACATTCGTCAGATTTATGATAAATTTccagaaaagaaaggaggacTGAAGGAGCTGTACGGAAAAGGTCCCCAGAATTCCTTCTTCCTTATAAAATTCTGG GCTGACTTGAACTGCAACATTCAAGATGATACTGGATCTTTCTATGGAGTCACTAGTCAGTATGAGAGCTCGGAGAACATGACCATTACATGTTCAACAAAGGTCTGCTCCTTTGGCAAACAGGTGGTCGAGAAAGTTGAG ACTGAATATGCACGATTTGAGAATGGACGCTTTGTCTACCGAATAAGCCGGTCTCCCATGTGTGAATACATGATCAACTTCATCCATAAGCTAAAACATCTACCAGAGAAATATATGATGAACAGTGTGCTGGAGAACTTCACTATCTTATTG GTGGTGACGAATAGAGATACCCAGGAGACGCTGCTATGTAtggcgtgtgtgtttgaggtttcAAACAGCGAGCACGGCGCCCAGCATCATATCTACAGACTGGTCAAGGAATGA
- the tead1b gene encoding transcriptional enhancer factor TEF-1 isoform X4, with amino-acid sequence MSDSADKPVDNDAEGVWSPDIEQSFQEALAIYPPCGRRKIILSDEGKMYGRNELIARYIKLRTGKTRTRKQVSSHIQVLARRKSREFHSKLKVTSMDQAVKDKALQSMASMSSAQIVSATAIHNKLGLPGIPRPAFPGAGLWQGMISAGQPGSSQDIKPFTQQAYPTQPTVTTAISSYEPTAAPAPTAPAWQGRSIGTSKLRLVEFSAFLEQQRDPDSYNKHLFVHIGQTNHSYSDALLESVDIRQIYDKFPEKKGGLKELYGKGPQNSFFLIKFWADLNCNIQDDTGSFYGVTSQYESSENMTITCSTKVCSFGKQVVEKVETEYARFENGRFVYRISRSPMCEYMINFIHKLKHLPEKYMMNSVLENFTILLVVTNRDTQETLLCMACVFEVSNSEHGAQHHIYRLVKE; translated from the exons ATGAGCGACTCGGCAGACAAGCCCGTAGACAATGATGCCGAGGGGGTGTGGAGCCCTGACATTGAACAGAGCTTCCAGGAGGCCCTGGCTATCTATCCTCCTTGTGGACGCAGGAAGATCATCCTTTCTGATGAGGGAAAGATGTACG GTCGAAATGAGCTGATAGCTAGATACATCAAGCTTCGGACCGGGAAGACGAGGACTCGTAAGCAG GTGTCTAGTCACATTCAGGTTCTTGCCAGAAGGAAATCTCGTGAGTTTCATTCCAAGCTAAAG GTTACAAGCATG GACCAAGCCGTGAAGGACAAAGCCCTCCAGAGCATGGCCTCCATGTCCTCGGCTCAGATCGTCTCTGCCACGGCTATTCACAACAAGCTCGGCCTGCCAGGCATCCCGCGCCCAGCCTTCCCTGGAGCAGGG TTATGGCAGGGTATGATATCGGCCGGTCAGCCAGGATCATCACAAGA TATTAAGCCTTTCACCCAGCAAGCCTATCCCACCCAGCCAACAGTCACAACAGCCATCTCAA GTTACGAgcccacagcagctccagcGCCCACAGCACCAGCATGGCAGGGCCGCTCCATTGGTACATCTAAACTCCGACTGGTGGAGTTCTCCGCCTTCCTCGAGCAACAGAGGGACCCAGACTCA TACAACAAGCACCTATTTGTACATATCGGGCAGACGAATCATTCCTACAGTGACGCCCTGCTGGAGTCGGTGGACATTCGTCAGATTTATGATAAATTTccagaaaagaaaggaggacTGAAGGAGCTGTACGGAAAAGGTCCCCAGAATTCCTTCTTCCTTATAAAATTCTGG GCTGACTTGAACTGCAACATTCAAGATGATACTGGATCTTTCTATGGAGTCACTAGTCAGTATGAGAGCTCGGAGAACATGACCATTACATGTTCAACAAAGGTCTGCTCCTTTGGCAAACAGGTGGTCGAGAAAGTTGAG ACTGAATATGCACGATTTGAGAATGGACGCTTTGTCTACCGAATAAGCCGGTCTCCCATGTGTGAATACATGATCAACTTCATCCATAAGCTAAAACATCTACCAGAGAAATATATGATGAACAGTGTGCTGGAGAACTTCACTATCTTATTG GTGGTGACGAATAGAGATACCCAGGAGACGCTGCTATGTAtggcgtgtgtgtttgaggtttcAAACAGCGAGCACGGCGCCCAGCATCATATCTACAGACTGGTCAAGGAATGA
- the tead1b gene encoding transcriptional enhancer factor TEF-1 isoform X6 yields the protein MSDSADKPVDNDAEGVWSPDIEQSFQEALAIYPPCGRRKIILSDEGKMYGRNELIARYIKLRTGKTRTRKQVSSHIQVLARRKSREFHSKLKDQAVKDKALQSMASMSSAQIVSATAIHNKLGLPGIPRPAFPGAGLWQGMISAGQPGSSQDIKPFTQQAYPTQPTVTTAISSYEPTAAPAPTAPAWQGRSIGTSKLRLVEFSAFLEQQRDPDSYNKHLFVHIGQTNHSYSDALLESVDIRQIYDKFPEKKGGLKELYGKGPQNSFFLIKFWADLNCNIQDDTGSFYGVTSQYESSENMTITCSTKVCSFGKQVVEKVETEYARFENGRFVYRISRSPMCEYMINFIHKLKHLPEKYMMNSVLENFTILLVVTNRDTQETLLCMACVFEVSNSEHGAQHHIYRLVKE from the exons ATGAGCGACTCGGCAGACAAGCCCGTAGACAATGATGCCGAGGGGGTGTGGAGCCCTGACATTGAACAGAGCTTCCAGGAGGCCCTGGCTATCTATCCTCCTTGTGGACGCAGGAAGATCATCCTTTCTGATGAGGGAAAGATGTACG GTCGAAATGAGCTGATAGCTAGATACATCAAGCTTCGGACCGGGAAGACGAGGACTCGTAAGCAG GTGTCTAGTCACATTCAGGTTCTTGCCAGAAGGAAATCTCGTGAGTTTCATTCCAAGCTAAAG GACCAAGCCGTGAAGGACAAAGCCCTCCAGAGCATGGCCTCCATGTCCTCGGCTCAGATCGTCTCTGCCACGGCTATTCACAACAAGCTCGGCCTGCCAGGCATCCCGCGCCCAGCCTTCCCTGGAGCAGGG TTATGGCAGGGTATGATATCGGCCGGTCAGCCAGGATCATCACAAGA TATTAAGCCTTTCACCCAGCAAGCCTATCCCACCCAGCCAACAGTCACAACAGCCATCTCAA GTTACGAgcccacagcagctccagcGCCCACAGCACCAGCATGGCAGGGCCGCTCCATTGGTACATCTAAACTCCGACTGGTGGAGTTCTCCGCCTTCCTCGAGCAACAGAGGGACCCAGACTCA TACAACAAGCACCTATTTGTACATATCGGGCAGACGAATCATTCCTACAGTGACGCCCTGCTGGAGTCGGTGGACATTCGTCAGATTTATGATAAATTTccagaaaagaaaggaggacTGAAGGAGCTGTACGGAAAAGGTCCCCAGAATTCCTTCTTCCTTATAAAATTCTGG GCTGACTTGAACTGCAACATTCAAGATGATACTGGATCTTTCTATGGAGTCACTAGTCAGTATGAGAGCTCGGAGAACATGACCATTACATGTTCAACAAAGGTCTGCTCCTTTGGCAAACAGGTGGTCGAGAAAGTTGAG ACTGAATATGCACGATTTGAGAATGGACGCTTTGTCTACCGAATAAGCCGGTCTCCCATGTGTGAATACATGATCAACTTCATCCATAAGCTAAAACATCTACCAGAGAAATATATGATGAACAGTGTGCTGGAGAACTTCACTATCTTATTG GTGGTGACGAATAGAGATACCCAGGAGACGCTGCTATGTAtggcgtgtgtgtttgaggtttcAAACAGCGAGCACGGCGCCCAGCATCATATCTACAGACTGGTCAAGGAATGA
- the tead1b gene encoding transcriptional enhancer factor TEF-1 isoform X2 — translation MSDSADKPVDNDAEGVWSPDIEQSFQEALAIYPPCGRRKIILSDEGKMYGRNELIARYIKLRTGKTRTRKQVSSHIQVLARKKVREIQAAIKVRLALPSCRGLFIAMVTGSSFVFLPSPTPQVSSHIQVLARRKSREFHSKLKDQAVKDKALQSMASMSSAQIVSATAIHNKLGLPGIPRPAFPGAGLWQGMISAGQPGSSQDIKPFTQQAYPTQPTVTTAISSYEPTAAPAPTAPAWQGRSIGTSKLRLVEFSAFLEQQRDPDSYNKHLFVHIGQTNHSYSDALLESVDIRQIYDKFPEKKGGLKELYGKGPQNSFFLIKFWADLNCNIQDDTGSFYGVTSQYESSENMTITCSTKVCSFGKQVVEKVETEYARFENGRFVYRISRSPMCEYMINFIHKLKHLPEKYMMNSVLENFTILLVVTNRDTQETLLCMACVFEVSNSEHGAQHHIYRLVKE, via the exons ATGAGCGACTCGGCAGACAAGCCCGTAGACAATGATGCCGAGGGGGTGTGGAGCCCTGACATTGAACAGAGCTTCCAGGAGGCCCTGGCTATCTATCCTCCTTGTGGACGCAGGAAGATCATCCTTTCTGATGAGGGAAAGATGTACG GTCGAAATGAGCTGATAGCTAGATACATCAAGCTTCGGACCGGGAAGACGAGGACTCGTAAGCAG GTGTCTAGTCACATACAGGTCTTAGCAAGAAAGAAAGTTCGAGAAATCCAAGCTGCCATTAAGGTACGTCTGGCTTTGCCCAGTTGTAGGGGGCTTTtcattgccatggttacaggctcttcctttgttttcctcccctcccctacCCCGCAGGTGTCTAGTCACATTCAGGTTCTTGCCAGAAGGAAATCTCGTGAGTTTCATTCCAAGCTAAAG GACCAAGCCGTGAAGGACAAAGCCCTCCAGAGCATGGCCTCCATGTCCTCGGCTCAGATCGTCTCTGCCACGGCTATTCACAACAAGCTCGGCCTGCCAGGCATCCCGCGCCCAGCCTTCCCTGGAGCAGGG TTATGGCAGGGTATGATATCGGCCGGTCAGCCAGGATCATCACAAGA TATTAAGCCTTTCACCCAGCAAGCCTATCCCACCCAGCCAACAGTCACAACAGCCATCTCAA GTTACGAgcccacagcagctccagcGCCCACAGCACCAGCATGGCAGGGCCGCTCCATTGGTACATCTAAACTCCGACTGGTGGAGTTCTCCGCCTTCCTCGAGCAACAGAGGGACCCAGACTCA TACAACAAGCACCTATTTGTACATATCGGGCAGACGAATCATTCCTACAGTGACGCCCTGCTGGAGTCGGTGGACATTCGTCAGATTTATGATAAATTTccagaaaagaaaggaggacTGAAGGAGCTGTACGGAAAAGGTCCCCAGAATTCCTTCTTCCTTATAAAATTCTGG GCTGACTTGAACTGCAACATTCAAGATGATACTGGATCTTTCTATGGAGTCACTAGTCAGTATGAGAGCTCGGAGAACATGACCATTACATGTTCAACAAAGGTCTGCTCCTTTGGCAAACAGGTGGTCGAGAAAGTTGAG ACTGAATATGCACGATTTGAGAATGGACGCTTTGTCTACCGAATAAGCCGGTCTCCCATGTGTGAATACATGATCAACTTCATCCATAAGCTAAAACATCTACCAGAGAAATATATGATGAACAGTGTGCTGGAGAACTTCACTATCTTATTG GTGGTGACGAATAGAGATACCCAGGAGACGCTGCTATGTAtggcgtgtgtgtttgaggtttcAAACAGCGAGCACGGCGCCCAGCATCATATCTACAGACTGGTCAAGGAATGA
- the tead1b gene encoding transcriptional enhancer factor TEF-1 isoform X1 — translation MSDSADKPVDNDAEGVWSPDIEQSFQEALAIYPPCGRRKIILSDEGKMYGRNELIARYIKLRTGKTRTRKQVSSHIQVLARKKVREIQAAIKVRLALPSCRGLFIAMVTGSSFVFLPSPTPQVSSHIQVLARRKSREFHSKLKVTSMDQAVKDKALQSMASMSSAQIVSATAIHNKLGLPGIPRPAFPGAGLWQGMISAGQPGSSQDIKPFTQQAYPTQPTVTTAISSYEPTAAPAPTAPAWQGRSIGTSKLRLVEFSAFLEQQRDPDSYNKHLFVHIGQTNHSYSDALLESVDIRQIYDKFPEKKGGLKELYGKGPQNSFFLIKFWADLNCNIQDDTGSFYGVTSQYESSENMTITCSTKVCSFGKQVVEKVETEYARFENGRFVYRISRSPMCEYMINFIHKLKHLPEKYMMNSVLENFTILLVVTNRDTQETLLCMACVFEVSNSEHGAQHHIYRLVKE, via the exons ATGAGCGACTCGGCAGACAAGCCCGTAGACAATGATGCCGAGGGGGTGTGGAGCCCTGACATTGAACAGAGCTTCCAGGAGGCCCTGGCTATCTATCCTCCTTGTGGACGCAGGAAGATCATCCTTTCTGATGAGGGAAAGATGTACG GTCGAAATGAGCTGATAGCTAGATACATCAAGCTTCGGACCGGGAAGACGAGGACTCGTAAGCAG GTGTCTAGTCACATACAGGTCTTAGCAAGAAAGAAAGTTCGAGAAATCCAAGCTGCCATTAAGGTACGTCTGGCTTTGCCCAGTTGTAGGGGGCTTTtcattgccatggttacaggctcttcctttgttttcctcccctcccctacCCCGCAGGTGTCTAGTCACATTCAGGTTCTTGCCAGAAGGAAATCTCGTGAGTTTCATTCCAAGCTAAAG GTTACAAGCATG GACCAAGCCGTGAAGGACAAAGCCCTCCAGAGCATGGCCTCCATGTCCTCGGCTCAGATCGTCTCTGCCACGGCTATTCACAACAAGCTCGGCCTGCCAGGCATCCCGCGCCCAGCCTTCCCTGGAGCAGGG TTATGGCAGGGTATGATATCGGCCGGTCAGCCAGGATCATCACAAGA TATTAAGCCTTTCACCCAGCAAGCCTATCCCACCCAGCCAACAGTCACAACAGCCATCTCAA GTTACGAgcccacagcagctccagcGCCCACAGCACCAGCATGGCAGGGCCGCTCCATTGGTACATCTAAACTCCGACTGGTGGAGTTCTCCGCCTTCCTCGAGCAACAGAGGGACCCAGACTCA TACAACAAGCACCTATTTGTACATATCGGGCAGACGAATCATTCCTACAGTGACGCCCTGCTGGAGTCGGTGGACATTCGTCAGATTTATGATAAATTTccagaaaagaaaggaggacTGAAGGAGCTGTACGGAAAAGGTCCCCAGAATTCCTTCTTCCTTATAAAATTCTGG GCTGACTTGAACTGCAACATTCAAGATGATACTGGATCTTTCTATGGAGTCACTAGTCAGTATGAGAGCTCGGAGAACATGACCATTACATGTTCAACAAAGGTCTGCTCCTTTGGCAAACAGGTGGTCGAGAAAGTTGAG ACTGAATATGCACGATTTGAGAATGGACGCTTTGTCTACCGAATAAGCCGGTCTCCCATGTGTGAATACATGATCAACTTCATCCATAAGCTAAAACATCTACCAGAGAAATATATGATGAACAGTGTGCTGGAGAACTTCACTATCTTATTG GTGGTGACGAATAGAGATACCCAGGAGACGCTGCTATGTAtggcgtgtgtgtttgaggtttcAAACAGCGAGCACGGCGCCCAGCATCATATCTACAGACTGGTCAAGGAATGA